In one Silene latifolia isolate original U9 population chromosome 10, ASM4854445v1, whole genome shotgun sequence genomic region, the following are encoded:
- the LOC141604992 gene encoding uncharacterized protein LOC141604992 yields the protein MKLIIHHQNLISSLRKKPAFLVIFVFLVQNVAATGAQGSVEYRGNETDRVALLAIKNRLVDHPNGVLSSWNDSIPHCSWEGITCGRTHNRVTVLDLSSKGLGGTVSPFIGNLSFLKIIKLYNNSLSGEIPKQVGHVFRLEELRLNNNTLVGEIPANISRCRSLRYISLGFNKLGGRLPAGLSGLSELQDLRVHNNYFTGPLFDIIQNLTSLETVSAAENSFTGTIPSSIGRMQNLTILACSENKFSGTMPTSLFNISSLQVLDFLDNQMHGELPEHMGFTVPRLNWLDLGDNNFSGSIPITIQNLTALQILGLDNNSFTGSFPHDFRYSYSLFDLSIQRNYLAGDINFINTLVNCTQLTILDFGNNNFSGMLPNAIANLSTSLQWFVAEDTLISGTIPAGITNLASLVNLVMDNCKLTGSLPPDIGKLQFLETLYFYSNRLSGKVPNSLGNLSRLSDLRLQDNILEGSIPPSLGNCQSLLFMNLSYNRLTGTLSNELFEGSAGFIEVDLSHNFLEGALFFESSKQTSLVKFRLSKNKFSGVIPEGLGYCSDLQYLYMDGNSFHGNIPSFFTSLASLQEIDFSRNNLSGSIPDYFSKFPTLYYLDLSYNNFEGRVPTNSVFANASAFFVAGNNRLCGGIQPLHLPKCIQNESTKRKKRTMPRALEVIIPIVSALLAVLAMGAGVYLVCIKNKKTPLLSGSVMGNEIMKVSYNMLLKATAGFSSENLLGRGAFGSVFRGILDGKTIAVKVLNLQHCGASKSFMSECKTLRNIRHRNLVGIITACSSIDFQRNDFKALVYEFMPNGSLDRWLHGVDGNMRLAQRVDIAIDVAHALNYLHHECEAPIVHCDLKPSNILLDEDMVAHVGDFGLARFLTQPQHPNQSSTTGIRGTIGYAAPEYGLGSKASKDGDIYSYGILLLELMTGKSPTDNMFKEDYNLHMFAEAALPEQVLQIVDPLLEKDYTEEVDDTRANRDELQRIVECIVSVISVGVSCSNHLPHDRMKITDAISRLQSARDNLPNASKRQIFLQEIPKDL from the exons ATGAAACTAATAAtacaccaccaaaatctcatttCTTCCCTGAGAAAAAAACCAGCTTTTCTTGTCATCTTTGTTTTTCTGGTGCAAAATGTTGCTGCAACTGGAGCCCAAGGTAGTGTCGAGTACCGGGGAAATGAAACCGACCGAGTCGCATTGCTGGCAATCAAAAACCGGCTAGTGGATCATCCGAATGGGGTTTTAAGTTCATGGAATGACTCTATTCCGCACTGTAGTTGGGAGGGGATTACTTGTGGGCGCACACATAATCGAGTGACTGTATTGGATCTAAGTTCAAAAGGATTGGGAGGAACTGTTTCTCCTTTCATAGGAAATCTGAGCTTCCTGAAAATCATTAAGCTTTATAATAATAGTTTATCAGGCGAAATCCCCAAACAAGTCGGTCATGTATTCAGGCTAGAAGAACTTCGGCTAAATAATAATACACTTGTAGGTGAAATTCCAGCCAATATATCTCGTTGTCGCAGCCTCAGATATATTTCCTTAGGCTTCAACAAGCTTGGGGGAAGACTCCCAGCAGGATTAAGTGGATTGTCGGAGCTACAAGACCTTCGTGTGCACAATAACTATTTTACAGGCCCTCTTTTCGACATCATACAAAATCTTACGTCCTTAGAAACAGTATCTGCTGCAGAGAACTCATTTACAGGAACAATCCCAAGTAGCATTGGCAGGATGCAAAACCTAACAATCCTTGCATGTTCAGAGAATAAATTTTCGGGTACAATGCCCACATCCCTTTTCAATATCTCATCCCTTCAAGTTCTTGATTTTCTTGACAATCAAATGCATGGAGAACTCCCCGAGCATATGGGATTCACCGTTCCTCGTTTGAATTGGTTAgacctcggggataacaatttttcAGGATCAATTCCAATCACTATACAAAACCTCACAGCACTTCAGATTCTTGGACTTGATAACAATAGTTTTACTGGAAGCTTTCCTCATGATTTTCGGTATTCTTATAGCCTATTCGATTTGTCTATTCAACGGAATTACCTAGCGGGTGATATCAACTTCATTAATACATTGGTTAACTGTACTCAGTTAACAATCCTAGATTTTGGAAATAATAATTTTTCAGGAATGTTACCCAATGCTATAGCCAATCTCTCCACCTCTTTGCAATGGTTCGTTGCTGAAGATACTCTGATAAGCGGAACAATTCCTGCAGGCATTACCAATCTCGCCAGCCTTGTTAATTTAGTTATGGATAACTGCAAATTAACAGGATCTCTTCCTCCTGATATCGGGAAGCTTCAGTTTCTTGAAACGCTTTATTTTTATTCCAACAGACTATCAGGTAAAGTTCCTAACTCTTTGGGAAATTTATCACGCTTGAGCGACCTTCGTCTACAGGACAACATATTGGAAGGGAGCATACCTCCAAGCCTCGGGAATTGCCAAAGCCTGTTGTTCATGAATTTATCATACAACAGACTCACTGGAACCTTGAGCAATGAGCTATTTGAAGGATCTGCTGGATTTATTGAAGTAGATTTGTCTCATAATTTTTTGGAAGGCGCTCTATTTTTCGAGAGTAGTAAACAAACCAGCTTAGTAAAGTTTAGACTGTCTAAGAACAAGTTCTCAGGTGTGATTCCAGAGGGTCTTGGGTACTGTTCTGACCTTCAATATTTGTATATGGATGGAAATTCCTTCCATGGAAACATTCCTTCATTCTTTACTTCTTTGGCGAGCCTCCAAGAAATTGACTTTTCTCGAAACAATTTATCTGGCTCGATTCCAGACTACTTCTCTAAATTTCCCACATTATATTATCTTGACTTGTCTTACAACAATTTTGAGGGAAGGGTTCCAACAAATTCCGTATTTGCAAATGCAAGTGCATTTTTTGTTGCTGGCAATAACAGGCTTTGTGGAGGGATTCAACCGCTGCATTTACCTAAGTGCATTCAGAATGAAAGcacaaaaaggaaaaaaagaacaATGCCTCGTGCCCTTGAGGTGATAATTCCCATAGTCAGTGCACTTCTTGCGGTGTTGGCCATGGGAGCAGGGGTGTACCTGGTATGTATCAAAAACAAGAAGACACCTCTTTTATCAGGTTCAGTGATGGGGAATGAAATTATGAAAGTGTCTTACAACATGTTACTCAAAGCGACAGCTGGTTTTTCTTCAGAGAACCTACTTGGGAGGGGGGCTTTTGGATCAGTGTTCAGGGGGATTTTGGATGGAAAGACGATTGCTGTGAAAGTTCTCAACCTGCAACATTGTGGTGCATCAAAGAGCTTCATGTCAGAGTGCAAAACATTGAGGAATATCCGTCATCGGAATCTGGTAGGCATCATAACAGCTTGCTCCAGTATTGATTTTCAGAGAAATGATTTTAAAGCTCTAGTATATGAGTTCATGCCAAACGGAAGTTTAGATAGATGGTTGCATGGAGTGGATGGAAATATGAGACTTGCTCAAAGGGTGGACATAGCAATTGATGTGGCACATGCACTCAACTATCTCCACCATGAGTGTGAAGCTCCAATTGTGCACTGCGACTTGAAACCAAGCAACATATTGTTAGATGAGGATATGGTCGCTCATGTTGGGGATTTTGGATTAGCAAGGTTTCTTACTCAACCACAACATCCGAATCAAAGTAGCACAACTGGAATCAGGGGCACTATAGGCTATGCTGCTCCAG AGTATGGCCTCGGAAGCAAAGCGTCTAAAGATGGTGACATTTATAGCTATGGCATATTGCTACTGGAGCTCATGACAGGGAAGAGTCCAACAGACAACATGTTCAAGGAAGACTACAACCTTCATATGTTTGCAGAAGCAGCATTACCTGAACAAGTCTTGCAAATTGTAGATCCATTACTTGAAAAAGACTATACTGAAGAAGTCGATGACACAAGAGCAAATAGAGATGAGCTTCAACGAATAGTGGAATGCATTGTTTCTGTGATTAGTGTAGGTGTCTCGTGCTCCAACCATTTGCCACATGATCGAATGAAAATAACCGATGCCATAAGCAGACTTCAATCAGCAAGAGACAACCTTCCCAATGCTAGTAAAAGACAAATTTTCCTGCAAGAG ATTCCCAAGGACCTGTGA
- the LOC141604998 gene encoding ubiquitin-conjugating enzyme E2 28, producing the protein MASKRILKELKDLQKDPPTSCSAGPVAEDMFHWQATIMGPSDSPYAGGVFLVTIHFPPDYPFKPPKVAFRTKVFHPNINSNGSICLDILKEQWSPALTISKVLLSICSLLTDPNPDDPLVPEIAHMYKADRAKYESTARSWTQKYAMG; encoded by the exons ATGGCGTCCAAGAGAATCTTGAAGGAGCTCAAGGATCTTCAGAAAGATCCTCCTACTTCCTGTAGCGCtg GCCCTGTTGCAGAAGACATGTTTCATTGGCAAGCTACAATAATGGGTCCTTCAGATAGCCCATATGCTGGGGGAGTATTTCTAGTGACTATCCATTTCCCCCCTGATTATCCATTTAAACCACCTAAG GTTGCATTCAGGACAAAAGTTTTCCACCCAAATATCAACAGCAATGGTAGCATCTGTCTCGACATTCTTAAGGAGCAGTGGAGTCCGGCATTGACCATTTCTAAG GTACTGCTCTCAATATGTTCTCTTCTTACGGACCCAAACCCTGATGATCCCCTTGTACCCGAGATTGCTCACATGTACAAGGCCGACAGAGCCAAGTATGAGTCGACTGCAAGGAGCTGGACCCAGAAGTATGCTATGGGATAG
- the LOC141604999 gene encoding G-box-binding factor 3, with protein MGGSDGESAKLEKSPPPAATGTEQSNVHVYPDWAAMQAYYGPRVAMPPYYNQAVASGHLPPPYMWGPQPMMSPYGAPYAAIYAAQGVYAHPAVPLGTPANCQAAVNEPLAGTPLSIDTPVKSSGNADKGLMKRLKGFDGLAMSIGNNNVNAKVEGSAENMSQSDETEGSSGGSDGNTEEADKKKRKKSQEGTSTDGDGREDEQAESKFPVSFTSKVLGHPINPANAAAGHVVGTVITPTASTALELLNPAMDVKVNSATVSSSNTAVSSDVWIQNEREMKRERRKQSNRESARRSRLRKQAEAEELGKRVDCLNAENFALKSEISQLAENSNKLRLENAALLEKLKNLQSEVEENVVEIKRNPTDSTENLLSRVNNSSSVSKNSEEGTDMYEKSSKSAGGSKFHQLLSAKPRADAVAAG; from the exons ATGGGCGGTAGCGACGGCGAGTCGGCTAAATTGGAGAAATCACCTCCTCCTGCAGCAACTGGAACT GAACAAAGTAATGTTCATGTTTATCCTGACTGGGCAGCCATGCAG GCATATTACGGCCCCAGAGTTGCCATGCCCCCATATTACAACCAAGCCGTTGCTTCTGGACACCTTCCACCCCCTTATATGTGGGGACCACAG CCTATGATGTCGCCTTATGGGGCTCCTTATGCTGCAATCTATGCAGCCCAAGGAGTTTATGCACATCCTGCAGTTCCTCTT GGAACGCCTGCAAATTGCCAAGCAGCTGTCAATGAACCTTTG gCTGGTactcctttgagcatcgacacaCCTGTTAAGTCATCTGGAAATGCTGACAAAGGTTTAATGAAAAGGCTGAAGGGGTTTGACGGTCTTGCAATGTCAATTGGCAATAACAATGTGAATGCAAAGGTTGAAGGTAGCGCTGAGAATATGTCACAGAG TGATGAAACAGAAGGTTCTAGTGGCGGAAGTGATGGGAATACTGAGGAA GCtgataagaaaaagaggaaaaaaagcCAAGAAGGAACCTCCACTGATG GTGATGGCCGTGAAGATGAACAAGCTGAAAGCAAGTTCCCTGTTTCTTTCACTAGTAAAGTTTTAGGGCATCCTATTAATCCTGCAAATGCAGCAGCAGGACATGTGGTGGGAACTGTTATTACTCCTACTGCGTCCACTGCATTGGAGTTGCTAAATCCTGCCATGGACGTGAAAGTGAATTCAGCCACTGTTTCTTCTTCTAATACTGCCGTGTCCTCTGACGTTTGGATACAA AATGAGAGGGAGATGAAGCGTGAGAGGAGGAAACAATCTAATCGAGAATCTGCAAGAAGATCAAGGTTGAGGAAACAG GCTGAGGCGGAAGAACTTGGAAAGAGAGTAGATTGCCTCAATGCTGAAAATTTTGCTTTGAAATCGGAGATAAGTCAACTTGCTGAGAACTCAAATAAACTCCGTCTCGAGAATGCTGCACTACTG GAGAAACTGAAAAACTTGCAGTCCGAAGTAGAGGAGAATGTGGTCGAAATTAAACGTAACCCTACTGACAGCACCGAGAACTTACTTTCAAGGGTCAACAATTCGAGCTCTGTTAGTAAAAACTCCGAGGAAGGGACCGATATGTATGAGAAAAGCTCGAAGTCAGCAGGTGGGTCTAAGTTCCATCAATTACTGAGCGCAAAACCGAGAGCCGATGCTGTGGCTGCAGGCTGA